In Fluviispira sanaruensis, a genomic segment contains:
- a CDS encoding adenylate kinase family protein, protein MKVIIFLGPPGVGKGTQCSLLSSRLGVKHISTGAIIRQEIASESALGLKVKGIVESGHLIDDKSMFLCLENALSSMTLNQNDIVLMDGIPRNLSQAKEFDSLLSKFSSKVDLVLSLTADLEKLVERFERRWTCSACGKVDSIVAHTDISKYSCVSCGKLGSMFRRKDDEPETVRRRFTVYQQETFPLVSYYADRKLLSIVDGLKSPEIVYAEIVSILMRK, encoded by the coding sequence ATGAAGGTAATCATTTTTCTAGGTCCTCCAGGCGTTGGTAAGGGGACTCAGTGTTCTCTTCTCAGTTCACGTTTGGGAGTGAAGCATATTTCTACAGGCGCAATCATACGCCAAGAAATAGCATCCGAATCCGCACTCGGGTTGAAAGTCAAAGGTATTGTTGAGTCTGGCCATCTCATAGATGATAAGTCGATGTTTTTGTGTCTTGAAAATGCTCTGTCCTCAATGACATTAAATCAAAACGACATAGTTTTGATGGATGGCATTCCAAGAAATCTTTCACAAGCAAAAGAATTTGATAGTCTTTTGAGTAAATTTTCAAGCAAGGTTGATCTAGTTTTATCACTGACAGCCGATCTGGAAAAATTAGTGGAGCGTTTCGAAAGAAGATGGACTTGTTCGGCATGCGGCAAGGTCGATTCTATTGTGGCTCATACAGATATCTCAAAGTATTCTTGTGTGAGTTGCGGCAAGTTAGGTTCAATGTTCCGTCGCAAGGACGATGAACCTGAGACAGTACGGCGTCGCTTTACTGTTTACCAGCAGGAAACCTTCCCTTTAGTTTCGTACTATGCGGATAGGAAATTATTAAGTATTGTTGATGGGTTAAAGTCTCCCGAAATTGTTTATGCTGAAATTGTATCAATTTTAATGAGAAAATGA
- the secY gene encoding preprotein translocase subunit SecY has product MPQGSGWTDNVLVKRLLFTLLALLVFRFGVHIPIPGIDAKELALFASQQGAGLLKIFNMFSGGALSHFSIFSLAVMPYISASIIIQLMTVVVPALEQMQKDGGVGRQKMTRITRALAVLLALVQGYLLAAGLEASRGPGGGMIVLDPGLSFRLLSCVLMAAGSCFVMWLGEQITDKGIGNGISLLIFAGIVAYLPSSASTIVEMVKQNSGAFVGALGIIGFALVLVFAVTFFEQSYRKVPIHYAKRLVGKRVMSAQSTHLPLKVNMAGIMAAIFASTLLAVPATFLSFGNSSGNIWLADFLPGHWLYNAAFVILGLFFSFFYASIVFKSDDVAENLKKQNAYIPGVRPGSETAEALDTVVSRLTFAGAVYMNLIVVVPSLVGGTFSQQMTFGGTSLLIVVGVALEAIRQVRAQLATQKYDFLIFPSHSRDTANDTRL; this is encoded by the coding sequence ATGCCTCAGGGAAGTGGCTGGACAGATAATGTCCTTGTAAAGCGTTTGTTGTTTACATTGTTAGCACTTCTCGTGTTCCGATTTGGAGTGCACATTCCAATTCCAGGTATCGATGCCAAAGAACTTGCTCTCTTTGCAAGCCAGCAAGGCGCAGGGCTGCTGAAGATATTCAATATGTTTTCAGGTGGTGCTCTGAGCCACTTTTCTATTTTTAGCCTTGCAGTTATGCCTTACATATCTGCGAGCATTATCATCCAATTGATGACAGTGGTTGTTCCTGCATTGGAGCAAATGCAAAAAGATGGTGGTGTTGGCCGGCAGAAGATGACTCGTATAACGCGGGCACTTGCGGTGCTTTTAGCGCTTGTACAAGGTTATCTCTTAGCAGCAGGTTTAGAAGCTTCCCGTGGTCCTGGTGGTGGAATGATAGTTCTTGATCCTGGTCTGTCGTTTAGGCTCTTGTCTTGTGTACTTATGGCAGCTGGTAGTTGTTTTGTAATGTGGTTAGGTGAGCAAATCACTGATAAAGGCATTGGGAATGGCATAAGCCTTCTCATCTTTGCTGGTATCGTTGCTTATTTACCGTCTTCTGCAAGCACAATTGTTGAAATGGTCAAGCAGAATAGTGGTGCGTTTGTGGGTGCCCTTGGCATCATCGGATTTGCCCTTGTTCTTGTTTTTGCTGTTACATTTTTTGAGCAAAGCTATAGAAAAGTTCCAATCCACTATGCAAAGCGTCTTGTTGGCAAGAGAGTGATGTCTGCACAGTCAACACACTTACCGTTGAAAGTTAATATGGCTGGTATTATGGCTGCAATTTTTGCATCTACATTATTAGCTGTACCAGCAACATTTTTAAGTTTTGGAAATTCGTCTGGGAATATTTGGCTCGCTGATTTTTTACCAGGCCATTGGCTATATAATGCTGCCTTTGTAATTTTAGGTCTCTTTTTCTCATTTTTCTATGCATCTATCGTCTTTAAATCCGATGATGTAGCCGAAAACCTAAAAAAACAAAACGCATATATTCCAGGAGTTCGTCCTGGGAGTGAGACTGCTGAGGCTCTTGATACTGTTGTTTCTCGTTTGACGTTTGCTGGAGCGGTTTACATGAATCTTATTGTGGTCGTTCCTTCTCTCGTTGGTGGGACCTTCTCTCAGCAAATGACCTTTGGAGGAACTTCTCTTTTGATTGTTGTGGGTGTTGCACTTGAGGCTATTCGCCAAGTGAGAGCACAACTTGCGACTCAAAAATATGATTTTCTGATTTTCCCTTCTCATTCGCGAGATACCGCAAATGATACAAGGCTATGA
- the rplO gene encoding 50S ribosomal protein L15 — MRIEELRPNPGARKDRRRLGRGPGSGLGKTGGRGGKGQTARSGSSIRPGFEGGQTPLYRRIPKRGFKNVCAIEVESLNLKDSSQYIENGILDGKGFNASGIAKLLSMGDVPAELRSVRNFAMSAGAREKLVAKGVTIEE; from the coding sequence GTGAGAATAGAAGAACTTCGCCCAAATCCGGGCGCAAGAAAAGATAGACGCCGTTTAGGCAGAGGCCCAGGTAGTGGACTCGGTAAAACAGGTGGACGCGGTGGTAAAGGCCAAACAGCTCGTTCTGGTTCAAGCATTCGTCCTGGTTTCGAAGGGGGTCAAACTCCTCTTTACCGTAGAATTCCAAAACGTGGGTTCAAGAACGTGTGCGCTATCGAGGTAGAGTCCTTAAATTTAAAAGATTCTAGCCAATATATTGAAAATGGCATTTTAGATGGCAAAGGTTTTAACGCCTCTGGTATTGCAAAATTACTCTCCATGGGAGATGTTCCTGCAGAGCTTCGTTCTGTAAGAAATTTTGCTATGTCCGCTGGAGCTCGTGAAAAACTAGTGGCAAAAGGTGTAACTATCGAGGAGTAA
- the rpmD gene encoding 50S ribosomal protein L30: MKTIETKNIKVTLLRSFAGRNESQRKTLVSLGLSKIGSSRVLPNVNPILGQVNKVIQFIRVEPAE; encoded by the coding sequence ATGAAAACTATAGAAACCAAAAATATTAAAGTGACATTGCTCCGTAGTTTTGCGGGTCGTAATGAATCACAGCGCAAAACCCTAGTTTCACTTGGTCTTTCTAAGATTGGTTCTTCACGCGTATTACCAAACGTGAATCCAATCCTTGGCCAGGTCAACAAGGTAATTCAGTTTATCAGAGTTGAGCCAGCTGAGTAA